One Hallerella porci genomic window carries:
- a CDS encoding DEAD/DEAH box helicase gives MNYTNDSENSLGNNPNSTEIPPENTDSLADTLKFDDLGLSPEVLEGVQKAGFETPSPIQAKAIPIFLSGKNLLGTAQTGTGKTAAFTLPLLSRIAFKKNETSMLVLSPTRELAIQVAEAIQHFAIAMPHLHIVPVYGGQDIGIQFRALKRTPQIVVATPGRLIDHLKRGTISLEKVQTVVLDEADEMLDMGFMEEVEEILSKVPENAQRGLFSATMPANVKKIIDRYLGDYEEACIEAKTATVDKVRQRYLTVRAEQKMEALTRVLEGEIYDGVIIFVRTKQLTAEVAERLEARGFNAAPLSGDLAQALRERTINRLKEGKIDIIVATDVAARGLDVDRISHVINYDIPYDTESYVHRIGRTARAGREGNAILFITPRERRLLKMIERATRKSIDPMEIPTGEQISERRVSAFKQKVLDAIEAGGLEEFRNLVESLVEEKGIPALDVAAAVTKLAQAGQPLFPADLPELKAVTLREERRKAREDKFGNGPREEREHSPRIENENGIEEGFERYYLGVGRRDHISPRDIVGAIAGESGMDSAEIGRIKLFDRFSTVELPEGLAPEIKLILEEMTIRGNPSRFRLMTDDKPFPKERESFKRNRDSVNRKERRHGKKDFHERPFRERDDKPFRKTRRFGRK, from the coding sequence ACCCTTAAATTTGACGATTTAGGACTCTCACCCGAGGTTCTCGAAGGCGTTCAAAAAGCCGGTTTTGAAACTCCGTCGCCGATTCAAGCGAAAGCGATTCCCATTTTCCTTTCGGGGAAAAATCTTCTCGGCACCGCTCAAACCGGCACCGGCAAAACCGCAGCCTTTACATTGCCTCTGCTTTCGCGGATTGCGTTTAAGAAGAATGAAACATCGATGCTCGTGCTTTCGCCGACCCGCGAACTAGCGATTCAAGTCGCCGAAGCGATTCAGCATTTCGCTATTGCGATGCCGCATTTACATATCGTTCCCGTTTACGGCGGACAAGATATCGGCATTCAATTCCGCGCGTTAAAGCGGACTCCGCAAATCGTCGTCGCGACTCCTGGGCGTTTAATAGACCATTTAAAACGCGGCACGATTAGCTTAGAAAAAGTGCAAACTGTCGTCCTCGACGAAGCCGATGAAATGCTCGACATGGGATTTATGGAAGAAGTCGAAGAGATTCTTTCCAAAGTTCCCGAGAATGCGCAGCGCGGACTCTTTAGTGCGACGATGCCCGCGAATGTGAAAAAAATCATCGACCGCTATCTCGGCGATTACGAAGAAGCTTGCATCGAAGCGAAAACCGCGACCGTAGACAAAGTCCGTCAGCGTTATTTGACCGTCCGCGCCGAACAAAAAATGGAAGCGCTCACCCGCGTTCTCGAAGGCGAAATTTACGACGGCGTAATTATCTTCGTCCGCACGAAGCAGCTCACCGCCGAAGTTGCCGAACGGTTAGAAGCCCGCGGATTTAACGCAGCACCTCTCAGCGGCGACTTAGCGCAAGCGCTCCGCGAACGCACGATCAATCGATTGAAAGAAGGAAAAATCGATATCATCGTCGCAACCGATGTCGCTGCCCGCGGACTGGACGTGGATAGAATTTCTCACGTCATCAATTACGACATTCCTTACGATACCGAATCCTACGTGCACCGCATCGGGAGAACCGCCCGCGCTGGCCGCGAAGGAAACGCGATTCTCTTCATCACACCGCGCGAACGTCGTCTGCTCAAAATGATTGAGCGCGCGACCCGCAAATCCATTGACCCGATGGAAATTCCGACCGGCGAACAAATCAGCGAACGCCGCGTCTCCGCATTTAAACAAAAAGTGTTAGACGCAATCGAAGCGGGCGGCTTAGAAGAATTTCGCAATTTGGTCGAAAGCCTCGTCGAAGAAAAAGGCATTCCCGCTCTCGATGTCGCGGCTGCGGTAACGAAACTCGCCCAAGCAGGGCAACCGCTCTTCCCCGCCGACTTGCCCGAGCTCAAAGCGGTTACTCTCCGCGAAGAGCGCAGAAAGGCCCGCGAAGATAAATTCGGCAACGGTCCGCGCGAAGAACGCGAACATTCCCCGCGCATCGAAAACGAAAACGGCATCGAAGAAGGCTTTGAACGTTACTATTTAGGAGTTGGACGTCGCGATCATATTTCACCGCGCGACATCGTCGGCGCTATCGCAGGCGAATCGGGAATGGATTCCGCAGAAATCGGCCGCATTAAATTATTCGACCGTTTCAGCACCGTCGAACTTCCCGAAGGTCTCGCTCCCGAAATCAAACTCATCTTAGAAGAGATGACCATCCGCGGAAATCCTTCGCGCTTCCGTCTTATGACCGACGACAAGCCGTTCCCCAAAGAACGCGAAAGTTTCAAGCGCAACCGCGATTCGGTAAACCGCAAAGAACGCCGCCACGGAAAGAAAGATTTTCACGAGCGCCCGTTCCGCGAACGCGACGATAAACCGTTCCGCAAAACGCGTCGATTCGGAAGAAAGTAA